One genomic segment of Campylobacter sp. includes these proteins:
- the thrS gene encoding threonine--tRNA ligase, with protein sequence MSDIIAYKLNGEIYDTQSIGERASEAQPIYFDNSEDALKVIRHSCAHLLAQAVRELYPSAKFFVGPAIEDGFYYDMRVSKNGGEKLGEEDLKVIEKKMRALAEANLEIKKIASTKEAVAKKYANDDLKQEVLKRIPDGPVSLYAQGEFEDICRGPHVQNTKFLKNFALTRIAGAYLGGDEKREMLTRIYGVVFADKDSLKKHLTMLEEAKKRDHRKLGAEMKFFTFDEQIGAGLPIWLPAGTRMRIKLEERLYRQLRKRGYEPVRGPEILKSDAWKISGHYSNYKENMYFTTIEEQEYGIKPMNCVGHIKVYQSEIRSYRDLPLKFCEYGVVHRHEKSGVLHGLFRVREFTQDDAHLFVMPSQIKENVYEILDFVELLMKAFGFEYELEISTKPQKAVGDDEVWDIATKALKDALDEKGLKYGLDEGGGAFYGPKIDIKITDALGRKWQCGTVQVDFNLPARFELGYIDENNEKKQPVMLHRAILGSFERFVGILLEHTAGELPFWICPTQVSIVPIGEAHADYAKEILNLLREADIDGEILDKNETLNKRIRTAEKQKVPLIIVLGDNEVSARSVALRDRRAREQRNLRLDEFLNFVKAKLNEVNF encoded by the coding sequence ATGAGCGATATTATCGCATATAAACTTAACGGTGAAATTTACGATACTCAAAGTATCGGCGAGCGCGCAAGTGAGGCGCAGCCGATATATTTCGATAACTCCGAGGACGCGCTAAAGGTGATCCGCCACTCCTGTGCGCACCTTTTGGCGCAGGCGGTGCGCGAGCTCTATCCGAGCGCTAAATTTTTCGTAGGACCGGCGATTGAGGATGGGTTTTACTATGATATGCGCGTTAGCAAAAATGGCGGCGAGAAGCTCGGCGAAGAGGATTTAAAGGTGATCGAAAAAAAGATGCGCGCGCTTGCCGAGGCAAATTTAGAGATTAAAAAGATAGCTTCCACTAAAGAGGCGGTCGCAAAAAAATATGCAAACGACGATCTTAAGCAGGAAGTTTTAAAGCGCATCCCCGACGGCCCGGTTAGCCTGTACGCACAGGGCGAGTTTGAGGACATCTGCCGCGGCCCGCACGTGCAAAATACGAAATTTTTGAAAAATTTTGCCCTTACGCGCATTGCGGGAGCGTATCTCGGCGGCGATGAAAAGCGCGAGATGTTAACTCGCATCTACGGCGTCGTATTTGCCGACAAAGATAGCCTTAAAAAGCACCTTACGATGTTAGAAGAAGCCAAGAAGCGCGATCACCGAAAGCTCGGAGCCGAGATGAAATTTTTCACCTTTGACGAGCAGATCGGCGCGGGACTTCCGATCTGGCTTCCTGCGGGCACGAGGATGCGCATAAAGCTCGAGGAGCGCCTTTATAGGCAGCTTCGCAAGCGCGGCTACGAGCCGGTGCGCGGTCCTGAAATTTTAAAATCCGACGCGTGGAAGATCAGCGGGCATTACAGCAACTACAAAGAAAATATGTATTTTACGACGATCGAGGAGCAAGAATACGGCATCAAGCCGATGAACTGCGTCGGTCACATCAAGGTTTATCAAAGCGAGATCCGCTCATATCGCGATCTGCCGCTTAAATTTTGCGAGTACGGCGTCGTGCACCGCCATGAAAAAAGCGGCGTATTGCACGGACTTTTCCGCGTGCGCGAGTTTACGCAGGACGACGCGCATCTGTTTGTGATGCCGAGCCAGATCAAAGAAAACGTCTATGAAATTTTAGATTTCGTCGAGCTTTTAATGAAAGCTTTCGGCTTTGAATACGAGCTTGAAATTTCGACCAAACCGCAAAAGGCGGTCGGCGACGACGAGGTTTGGGATATCGCGACGAAAGCCTTAAAAGACGCGCTTGACGAAAAAGGCTTAAAATACGGCTTAGACGAGGGCGGCGGCGCTTTTTACGGACCTAAGATCGATATCAAAATCACCGACGCGCTCGGTCGAAAATGGCAGTGCGGCACGGTGCAGGTCGATTTTAACCTGCCTGCGCGCTTCGAGCTTGGCTACATCGACGAAAATAATGAAAAAAAGCAGCCCGTGATGCTGCATCGCGCGATTTTGGGAAGTTTCGAGCGCTTCGTGGGGATTTTGCTCGAGCACACCGCGGGCGAACTTCCGTTTTGGATCTGTCCTACGCAGGTATCGATCGTGCCGATCGGCGAGGCGCACGCAGACTACGCGAAAGAAATTTTAAATTTGCTGCGCGAAGCAGACATTGACGGCGAAATTTTAGATAAAAACGAGACGTTAAATAAACGAATCAGAACGGCTGAAAAGCAGAAGGTGCCGCTCATCATCGTCCTAGGCGATAATGAAGTTTCGGCTCGCAGCGTGGCCTTGCGCGATCGCAGGGCGCGCGAACAGCGAAATTTAAGACTGGATGAGTTTTTAAATTTCGTAAAAGCTAAATTAAACGAGGTGAATTTTTGA
- a CDS encoding multidrug effflux MFS transporter: MVKQSKFAKFKLVIILAYMSALAPLSTDMYLPALEKVKASFATSEFYTQLSVASFFIAFALGQLVYGPLSDKFGRKKPLYAGILLFICASLACVSFDSVYAFIFFRFLQALGGCAGVVLARAVINDKFELHEAAAMFALMMVVGSLAPMLAPTLGGFVLDFFSWQAIFAILFALGILLFAFIFFGLDESAQIDRTATLSVKGVLGEYGIILRNKEFMRYTLGFAVAMSALFAYITGSSFIFLGYYGLGEHAFGVIFGINALGMTLVSALNAKLVQNREPAALLNFGLIAMLVMSLILLACSMLGLPFICFEASLFVLLSSLGFVAPNATTLAMALYKDGNSGAASAVLGTAQFAIAGAISFIVGAVGANKPFLLASVMAICALCANAVYFLLREKNQKF, translated from the coding sequence ATGGTCAAACAAAGTAAATTCGCCAAATTTAAGCTGGTGATTATACTCGCCTATATGTCCGCTCTGGCGCCACTTTCGACCGATATGTATCTGCCCGCGCTGGAAAAGGTAAAGGCAAGCTTTGCTACGAGCGAGTTTTACACTCAGCTATCGGTTGCGAGTTTTTTCATCGCTTTTGCGCTAGGACAGCTCGTTTATGGGCCGCTAAGCGATAAATTTGGTCGTAAAAAGCCGTTATATGCGGGCATTTTGCTTTTTATATGTGCGTCGCTTGCTTGCGTGAGCTTTGATAGCGTTTACGCGTTTATATTTTTTAGATTTTTGCAAGCTTTGGGTGGGTGCGCTGGAGTGGTACTTGCGCGAGCCGTAATTAATGATAAATTCGAACTGCACGAGGCTGCGGCGATGTTTGCGCTGATGATGGTCGTAGGCTCGCTAGCGCCGATGCTAGCACCAACTCTAGGTGGATTTGTGCTAGATTTTTTCTCATGGCAAGCGATTTTTGCGATTTTGTTTGCGCTTGGAATTTTGCTTTTTGCATTTATATTTTTCGGACTCGACGAGAGCGCTCAGATAGACAGGACTGCTACACTTAGCGTAAAAGGCGTGCTTGGCGAATACGGCATAATCTTGCGAAATAAAGAATTTATGCGCTATACGCTAGGATTTGCGGTTGCGATGAGCGCACTTTTTGCTTATATCACGGGCTCTAGCTTCATATTTTTGGGCTATTATGGGCTGGGCGAGCATGCCTTTGGCGTAATATTTGGCATAAACGCTCTTGGAATGACTCTTGTTTCGGCACTAAATGCCAAACTCGTGCAAAATCGCGAACCCGCCGCTTTATTAAATTTCGGTCTAATAGCGATGCTCGTGATGAGCCTGATTCTGCTCGCATGCTCTATGCTTGGCCTTCCCTTCATCTGCTTTGAGGCTTCGCTTTTCGTATTGCTTTCATCGCTCGGCTTTGTCGCGCCTAACGCCACGACGCTTGCGATGGCGCTGTATAAGGACGGCAACTCTGGCGCAGCTTCGGCGGTACTGGGGACTGCGCAGTTTGCTATTGCCGGGGCTATTTCGTTTATCGTGGGTGCAGTGGGAGCGAATAAGCCGTTTTTGCTCGCAAGTGTGATGGCGATTTGTGCTCTTTGTGCGAACGCCGTGTATTTTTTATTGCGAGAAAAGAATCAAAAATTTTAA